Below is a window of Shewanella khirikhana DNA.
ACTTTCAGTGGGGAGGAAAGGTTGATGGTTAATACCTATCAGCTGTGACGTTACCCACAGAAGAAGCACCGGCTAACTCCGTGCCAGCAGCCGCGGTAATACGGAGGGTGCAAGCGTTAATCGGAATTACTGGGCGTAAAGCGTGCGCAGGCGGTCTGTTAAGCGAGATGTGAAAGCCCCGGGCTCAACCTGGGAACTGCATTTCGAACTGGCAGACTAGAGTCTTGTAGAGGGGGGTAGAATTCCAGGTGTAGCGGTGAAATGCGTAGAGATCTGGAGGAATACCGGTGGCGAAGGCGGCCCCCTGGACAAAGACTGACGCTCAGGCACGAAAGCGTGGGGAGCAAACAGGATTAGATACCCTGGTAGTCCACGCCGTAAACGATGTCTACTCGGAGTTTGGTGTCTTGAACACTGGGCTCTCAAGCTAACGCATTAAGTAGACCGCCTGGGGAGTACGGCCGCAAGGTTAAAACTCAAATGAATTGACGGGGGCCCGCACAAGCGGTGGAGCATGTGGTTTAATTCGATGCAACGCGAAGAACCTTACCTACTCTTGACATCCAGAGAACTTTCCAGAGATGGATTGGTGCCTTCGGGAACTCTGAGACAGGTGCTGCATGGCTGTCGTCAGCTCGTGTTGTGAAATGTTGGGTTAAGTCCCGCAACGAGCGCAACCCTTATCCTTACTTGCCAGCGGGTAATGCCGGGAACTTTAGGGAGACTGCCGGTGATAAACCGGAGGAAGGTGGGGACGACGTCAAGTCATCATGGCCCTTACGAGTAGGGCTACACACGTGCTACAATGGTCGGTACAGAGGGTTGCGAAGCCGCGAGGTGGAGCTAATCTCATAAAGCCGGTCGTAGTCCGGATTGGAGTCTGCAACTCGACTCCATGAAGTCGGAATCGCTAGTAATCGTGGATCAGAATGCCACGGTGAATACGTTCCCGGGCCTTGTACACACCGCCCGTCACACCATGGGAGTGGGCTGCACCAGAAGTAGATAGCTTAACCTTCGGGAGGGCGTTTACCACGGTGTGGTTCATGACTGGGGTGAAGTCGTAACAAGGTAGCCCTAGGGGAACCTGGGGCTGGATCACCTCCTTACCTAAGCGACACATTATCCTGCTGAGTGTTCACACAGATAGGTTTGTCTTAAACCTGATATTGCCGTAAGGCGATATGCTCTTTAACAATTTGGAAAGCTGATAGTAGAAACTGAATCTTCGGATTTAGTGAATACAAAAATTGAGTTCTCAAACACTTCAATCAAGTGTTTTGGAAATTCTTCAAGGCGAGTTCAGTAAAATGAACTATCGAAAACCAGCTGGTTGCAATACAGCGCGGTGAGGAAACTCATCCGGGTTGTATGGTTAAGCGACTAAGCGTATACGGTGGATGCCTTGGCAGTCAGAGGCGATGAAGGACGTAGTAACTTGCGAAAAGCGTTGGTGAGGTAGTAACAACCGTTATAGCCAGCGATGTCCGAATGGGGAAACCCGGCACCATAAGGTGTCATCACTAAGTGAATACATAGCTTAGTGAGGCGAACGAGGGGAACTGAAACATCTAAGTACCCTCAGGAAAAGAAATCAACCGAGATTCCCTCAGTAGCGGCGAGCGAACGGGGATTAGCCCTTAAGTCTTCGGGGTGTTAGTGGAATGCGTTGGAAAGCGCAACGGTACAGGGTGACAGTCCCGTACACGACAACTAACCGATGATGAAATCGAGTAAGGCGGCACACGTGATATGTTGTCTGAACATGGGGGGACCATCCTCCAAGGCTAAATACTCCTGACTGACCGATAGTGAACCAGTACCGTGAGGGAAAGGCGAAAAGAACCCCTGTGAGGGGAGTGAAATAGAACCTGAAACCGTATACGTACAAGCAGTGGGAGCGGTTCTTGAGACCGTGACTGCGTACCTTTTGTATAATGGGTCAGCGACTTACGTTTTGTAGCGAGGTTAAGCGAATAGCGGAGCCGTAGGGAAACCGAGTGTTAACTGCGCGTTTAGTTGCAAGGCGTAGACCCGAAACCCGGTGATCTAGCCATGGGCAGGTTGAAGGTTGAGTAACATCAACTGGAGGACCGAACCGACTAATGTTGAAAAATTAGCGGATGACTTGTGGCTGGGGGTGAAAGGCCAATCAAACCGGGAGATATCTGGTTCTCCTCGAAAGCTATTTAGGTAGCGCCTCGGACGAACACCTTTGGGGGTAGAGCACTGTTAAGGCTAGGGGGTCATCCCGACTTACCAACCCTTTGCAAACTCCGAATACCAAAGAGTGCTATCCGGGAGACAGACGGCGGGTGCTAACGTCCGTCGTCAAAAGGGAAACAACCCAGACCGTCAGCTAAGGTCCCAAAGTAATTGCTAAGTGGGAAACGATGTGGGAAGGCTTAGACAGCTAGGATGTTGGCTTAGAAGCAGCCATCATTTAAAGAAAGCGTAATAGCTCACTAGTCGAGTCGGCCTGCGCGGAAGATGTAACGGGGCTAAGCAATTCACCGAAGCTACGGGTGTGCACGATAACGTGTACGCGGTAGAGGAGCGTTCTGTAAGCCGTTGAAGGTGAAGGGGTAACCCACACTGGAGGTATCAGAAGTGCGAATGCTGACATGAGTAACGATAAAGGGGGTGAAAAACCCCCTCGCCGAAAGACCAAGGGTTCCTGTCCAACGTTAATCGGGGCAGGGTGAGTCGACCCCTAAGGCGAGGCCGAAAGGCGTAGTCGATGGGAAACGGGTTAATATTCCCGTACTTCTGCTAACTGCGATGGAGAGACGGAGAAGGCTAGGCCAGCACGGCGTTGGTTGTCCGTGTTTAAGGTGGTAGGTAGTGTGCTTAGGCAAATCCGGGCACATATATACCGAGAGCTGATGACGAGGTGCTACGGCACTGAAGTGGTTGATGCCATGCTTCCAGGAAAATCTTCTAAGCTTCAGGTTAGCAGGAATCGTACCCCAAACCGACACAGGTGGTCGGGTAGAGAATACCAAGGCGCTTGAGAGAACTCGGCTGAAGGAACTAGGCAAAATGGTACCGTAACTTCGGGAGAAGGTACGCTGCTGGCGGTGATGGGACTTGCTCCTTAAGCTGCTGGCAGTCGCAGATACCAGGTGGCTGCAACTGTTTATCAAAAACACAGCACTGTGCAAACTCGCAAGAGGAAGTATACGGTGTGACGCCTGCCCGGTGCCGGAAGGTTAATTGATTGGGTTATCGCAAGAGAAGCTCATGATCGAAGCCCCGGTAAACGGCGGCCGTAACTATAACGGTCCTAAGGTAGCGAAATTCCTTGTCGGGTAAGTTCCGACCTGCACGAATGGCGTAATGATGGCCACGCTGTCTCCAGCCGAGACTCAGTGAAGTTGAAATTGCGGTGAAGATGCCGTATACCCGCGGCTAGACGGAAAGACCCCGTGAACCTTTACTATAGCTTGGCACTGAACATTGACCCTACATGTGTAGGATAGGTGGGAGACTTTGAAGCGGGAACGCCAGTTCTCGTGGAGTCAATCTTGAAATACCACCCTTGTAGTGTTGGTGTTCTAACCTCGGTCCATGAATCTGGACTAGGGACAGTGCCTGGTGGGTAGTTTGACTGGGGCGGTCTCCTCCCAAAGAGTAACGGAGGAGCACGAAGGTTGGCTAAACACGGTCGGACATCGTGTGGTTAGTGTAATGGCACAAGCCAGCTTAACTGCGAGACAGACACGTCGAGCAGGTACGAAAGTAGGTCATAGTGATCCGGTGGTTCTGTATGGAAGGGCCATCGCTCAACGGATAAAAGGTACTCCGGGGATAACAGGCTGATACCGCCCAAGAGTTCATATCGACGGCGGTGTTTGGCACCTCGATGTCGGCTCATCACATCCTGGGGCTGAAGTCGGTCCCAAGGGTATGGCTGTTCGCCATTTAAAGTGGTACGCGAGCTGGGTTCAGAACGTCGTGAGACAGTTCGGTCCCTATCTGCCGTGGGCGTTGGAAGATTGAGGGGGGTTGCTCCTAGTACGAGAGGACCGGAGTGAACGAACCGCTGGTGTTCGGGTTGTCATGCCAATGGCATTGCCCGGTAGCTACGTTCGGAATCGATAACCGCTGAAAGCATCTAAGCGGGAAGCGAGCCCCAAGATGAGTCTTCCCTTGGACCTTGAGTCCACTGAAGAGCCGTCCGAGACCAGGACGTTGATAGGCAGGGTGTGTAAGCGTTGTGAGGCGTTGAGCTAACCTGTACTAATGACTCGTGCGGCTTAACCATACAACCCAGATGGGTTTCAGATGGTGTAGATAGTCTTGAAGAAACCAGACTTGATTGAAGTGATAACTCAGGCTCGATAGAGCATCAGCTTTCTGAATTGCATGTTCTTGCCCAAAGGCGGGGACATAATGAATTTGTCTGGTGACAATAGCGCTCTGGTCCCACCTGATCCCATTCCGAACTCAGTAGTGAAACGGAGCAGCGCCGATGGTAGTGTGGGGTCTCCCCATGTGAGAGTAGGTCATTGCCAGACGCCTAATAAGTGAAGAGGCCACCCAAACGGGTGGCCTTTTTGCATTTGGTCTACCGCCCGATTCTTTCAATTGCGTGCGGCAGTTGGCACTATTGCGGTTCGAAACTGAGTGATTTTGCTTTCAACGGTATAATCGGAGAAACGGAAGTGGAATGTCGTTTGGGCTGTGGAGCCTGCTGTATCGCGCCTTCTATCAGTAGTCCTATCCCAGGGATGCCACAAGGCAAGCCCGCTGGTGTGCGATGTGTGCAGCTCAGTGATGAGAATCTTTGTCTGATCTTCGGCCAGGCAGACCGCCCCGATGTGTGCAGTGATTTTAAGGCAACCGCCGATGTGTGTGGCGGTAGCGATGACGAAGCGCTGTGGAATATCACTTCCCTCGAGACGCAAACCAACTGATTGTAGGTGAGGACTTATGCAACTGACCCGCTATACCGATTTTGGGATCCGAACCCTGATGTATATGGCCGTGCAGCCTGAGCGAACCGCCTTGTTCCGGATTGCTGAGATCACTGAAGTATTTGAATTGTCACCCAATCATGTTTCCAAGATTGTGCATCATCTGGGGAAGGCTGGTTACTTGCAGACGGTGCGTGGTAAGGCTGGCGGCTTCAGACTGGCCAAGCCTGCCGAGGCGATTAACCTGGGTGAACTGGTGCGGGAGCTGGAACATTCACTGGCACCTATCGATTGTGCCAAGCCTCTTTGTCGGCTGTTACCTGCGTGCCAGTTGAAGGGCATTTTGGCGGATGCAGTCGCGGCTTACCTTGCAGTACTGGATCAGTATTCGCTGGCAGACATTGTCTCTAATCGTGATGAATTGCTGGCACTGCTGCCCGACCCGTCTATTTCAATCTTACGCTTGGGCTAGCACCTTGCTGCTGTGCCAGACGGTACGGCAGCAGATGAGAGGTAGGCACCAGGCTGATGCCTTCATCGGCCAATCTATGCAGATTGGCCTTCAAAAACTTCACCGTCGCCGGATGTGGGTGGGCAATGGCAATCACGAAGCCTTGCTGATGCGCCTGCTCCATCATCACTTTAAACTGCTTTTCCAATCCACGTTTACTGGTGTCGTTATCCAGAAATACGTGCCGTTTCAGTAGTGGCACGCCTAACTGCTCAGCCTTGTTGCCGGCTTTGCTGTAGCGGGTTGTCAGACTGTCGACAAAGTACAGATTGTTCTGCTTGAGTCGCTCCATCACCCAGGACATATGGTTATCCATTTGGGTAAGCAGACTGCCCATATGGTTGTTGGCACCTTTGGCGAAGGGAATGCGCACAATGGCGTCATCAACTTTGCGTTTAATCTCTTCTTCGCTCATATCGGTTGTCAGGCCGCCATTGCCAAGCGGACGACCATTCAGTGCCTGCATGGGAATGTGCAGCATGATTTCATGGCCCTTGGTGTGGGCCTTGCCGGCAAGAGAAACCCCCAGAGGACTCTGAGGGATCACGGAGAGGGTGACATCTTTGGGAAGTGACAGGACGTCCTCATCGGTCTGACGATAGCCTATATCGTCAATGATGATCGCCAATTGGGCCCCTTGGGCCGAAAAAATCCCTGCTGCAAGCAGCAAACCAAGCAGATAGCGCACGTAATATTATTTTTTTCAGTTATTTTTGGTTTTCGATCCAGGCAATGGCCGAGGCCAGCGGCAGATCTTCGTTTTGTTTTTCAGCTTGTTCTGAATTGATTATAGCCACATCCGTTTCGTCTTTAACAGCAGCTTTTACTGCTATTTTGATATCCGGCTCTATCCCTTTTGCATGAATATCGTTGCCCTTGGGGGTGTTGTAGTGGGCAATGGTAAGCTTGATGGCGCTGTCCATGTGGATGGTGGGTATGAGGCTTTGCACCGTGCCCTTGCCGAAACTGGTTTCACCAATCAGCAGCGCCCGGCCATTTTCCTGCAGTGCTGCCGCGAGCACTTCCGAGGCGGAGGCCGAGCCCTTGTTGATCAGCACCAGGATGGGCACATTGGTCATCAGGGTTTGCGGTGAGGCAAAGTAATCGGAATTTGCATCGAAGAAGCGCCCTGAGGTCGAGACGATACGACCCTTGGCCAGGAACAGGTCCGCAATACGGATAGCCTGGTCCAGCAGCCCGCCCGGGTTGTTGCGCAAATCCAAAATCAAACCTCGGGCTGGCGTTTGCCATTGATTGATTTGGTTTATCAGCTCCTGGGTGGTGCTGTCCTGAAAGCTGGTGAGACGAATGTAGCCGATGTCGCCTTCAAGCCACTTACCCTGTACCGACGCCACCGAGATGGTATCGGGCTTGAGGGTGACCTGATAACTCTGTTGATTGGCATGTCGCAGAGTCAGGGTCAGTGGCAGGTCGTGCACGCTGTGGTAGCGGATTTCGGCCAATACATCGTTCAGTGCCATTTCGGCCACCTGATGCTTATTCACAGCGACAATTTGATCGCCAGCCACAATGCCTGCCCTGGCGGCAGGCGAGTCGGCAAAAGGGGAGACAATGCGGATAAACTCATCATCGGATGCCACTTCAAAGCCGTAACCGAAGTATTCACCCTTGTTGGCATCACGGATGTTAATCAGGTCCTGATGGGTAAGGTAACCCGAGTAGGGGTCGAGTTTTTTGAACATGCCTTCGATGGCACCTTCGATCAGTTCATCCCTGCTGATCTGGTTTACGTAGTAGGTTTCAATGGTGTCCATGATGTCTACCAGCAACGGGTAGTCATACTGGTTGAGGATGGATTTGGCGTTCTCTTGCCCGGAGAGGCTGACCGAGAGGCCGAGCGTCAGGCCAAGTACCATGGCCCCCAGATAGCGGATGAACTGCGACATAAAGGCCCCCTGCTGTACGGGGCCTTTGCGTCAGCGTCTGCAGTAATTTGCCGGGTCGACGGCTTGCCCCTTGTGCCTTATCTCAAAGTATAGGCCAGGCTGTGTCTGTCCACCGGAACGTCCTACCAGTGCGATGGTATCGCCGCCCTTTACCGCATCCCCCGGGCCTTTAAGCAGTGCCTGGGCATGGCCATAGAGGCTCATGTAGCCGTTGCCATGGTCCAGTACCAGCACCATACCAAAGCCTTTTAGCCAGTCGGCATAAATGACCTTGCCGTCGGAAATCGCCTTGATGTCCTGACCTTCCGGCGCTGACAACAACACGCCTTTCCATTTGATTTGGCCTGAACGTGCGCTGCCGAACGACTCTGTCAGGCGGCCCTTGGTCGGCCAGCTAAGTTTGCCCCTTTGACTGGCAAGCCCGGTAAGTTTGGGGCTGGCCTTGGCCGATTTCACTGCCTGCTCCAGCACCCGCTTTAGGCTGGCCTCTTCGATTTGCAGCTGCTCAAGTTCGGCGCCGCGGGACGACAGGGTCTTTTGCAACTCTTTTAAGGTCGCCTGGCGCTGGGATTGCTCGTTTTCGAGTCGCTTGGCCTGCTGCTGTTGTTCGGCAACCAGCTGAGTCAGCTTTTCCTGCTCGTCGAGTTGGTCGGCGTGGTTTTGCCTGAGCTCATCCATGGTGTGCTTGAGCTCGTTAATAGCCTTGATGCGGGCGTTGTTAAGGTATTGATAGTAGGCCAGCATCCGCTCGATAGTGGCGGGATTTTGCTGGCTGAGCAGCATCTTGGTGTAGTCGTGGTTACCGGCGAGATAGGCACTGGCGAGCTGTTTTGACAGGCTTTCCTGCTGAGTGGCTTTGAGTGCATTGAGCTCTTTGCTGCGCACTCTCAGGCCTTCAAGCTTTCCATCCACGGTTTTAAGTTTGCCACGGGTTTGGGTGATGGCCTTGGCGGCCGCCGCGATGGCTTCTTCATCTTTGCGCAGCAGCGTTTGCAATTGCTCCCGCTGCTTGCTGGTATCTTTCAGCGCATTCTGCTGCTTGGCAATTTGGCTTTGCAGCGTTTTGAGCTCGGCCTGACGCCGCGCCAGATCATCGGCCTGGAGCGGCAGGGAGAGCAAAAGAAAGCCAGCGATAACGCCGGCTTTCCACAGAATACGCTGTGACAAATGGCTTACTCTTCAGTGGTGATCAATACACGGCCGGTCATTTCTGCCGGAATGTCTTGTCCCATAAGGTTCAGCATAGTGGGTGCGACGTCGCTTAAGCGGCCGCCTTCAGCGATGGTGGCGTTGCGGCCAACAAAAATGAAGGGTACCAGCTCGCTGGTATGCGCCGTGTGCGCCTGCCCGGTGCTCGGGTCGCGCATCTGCTCGGCGTTACCGTGGTCGGCGGTGATGATGCATTCGCCACCCACTTTGGCCAGGGCGTCTACAACGCGACCAAGGCAGGCATCAACGGCTTCACAGGCCTTAACGGCGGCATCGAAATTGCCGGTATGACCCACCATGTCCCCATTGGGGTAGTTACAGATGATGACATCATACTTAGCAGATTCAATCGCTTCCACCAATTTATCCGTCAACTCGGTTGAGCTCATCTCCGGCTGCAAATCATAGGTGGCAACCTTGGGCGAGTTGATCAGGATGCGGTCTTCGCCCTCGAATGGCTGCTCTTTACCGCCATTGAAGAAGAAGGTGACGTGGGCGTATTTTTCGGTTTCGGAAATACGCAGCTGGGTCAGGCAACGATTCTGCAGCACTTCGCCCAGGGTGTTGACCAGATCTTCCGATGGGAAGGCTATGGCGCCCTGAATGTCGCCGGCGTATTCGGTCAACATCACGAAATGGGTTTTAGGCGTTACCACACGCTCGAATCCATCGAAGGACGGGTCGGTAAAGCTGCGGCTGATCTGACGGGCACGGTCGGCGCGGAAGTTCATGAAAATCAGCGCATCGCCGTCATTGAGGCTGACGCTGTTGCCATCGGCATCCACAATGGCGGTGGGAGCTACAAACTCGTCGTTTTCGTCACGGCTGTAGGCCGCTTCCAGCGCGTCGACAGCGTTGCCGGCTGTGTGCTTGCCCTTGCCCTGGGTGATGAGGTCATAGGCCTGAACTACGCGATCCCAGCGGTTGTCGCGGTCCATGGCAAAGTAGCGGCCAACGATAGAAGCGATGCGACCGACATTCAGCGAGGCAAACAGCTCGGTAAAGTGCTCCAGGCTGGATTTGGCGCTGCGTGGCGGGGTGTCACGGCCATCGAGGAAGGCATGCAGGTACACCTTGGTGGCACCGCGTTTGGCAGCCAGACGCACCATGGCTTCCAGATGCTCTTCGTGGCTGTGTACGCCACCTGGCGACAACAGACCCATAATGTGCACGGCACCGTTGGCGGCCACCGCGGCATCAACGGCCTGGCACAGGGCCGGGTTGTCATCGAACTCGCCATCTTCGATGGCTTTGCTGATGCGGGTCAGTTCCTGATAAACGATACGGCCGGAACCCAGGTTGATGTGACCCACTTCGGAGTTACCCATCTGACCATCGGGCAGGCCCACGTCGTGGCCGGAGCCCGAGATTAGACCGTTGGGGTAGGTGGCATGGAGTCTGTCCAGAACCGGGGTGTTGGCATGAAAGATGGCATTGCTCTCATGATCTTCGCGATAGCCCCAGCCGTCGAGGATCAGTAATGCCAGAGGACGTTTAGCTGTCATCGTGGTTTACCTTCAAGATTGATAAATGGAAGAAGTGTTGGAATCGGAAATTGTTCAAATATTACTACGTCAGCACCGAGGGGACAAAGCCATTTACCCCGATTGCGGCCATCGACGGCATTTGTGTACAAAAAGGTGAGAAGCCCCCACAGAAAGGGCGTTTTTGCTGCATTGTGCCGTTGTGATGGTATACTCTCTGGCCACACAGTTTCAGGTCTCTAAAACGACGGGATATCATGCAAGAATACATCGAGTTTTTCAGGGCAAACCCTATGCTCAGCCTCGCCTGGCTGGGTCTGTTTTTGGCACTGGTTGTTACCACCATCAAGTCGATGACGTCCAAGGTCAAGCACATTGGCACTCAGGAGCTGGTACAGCTGGTAAACAAGCAAAATGCCAAGGTGGTGGACGTGCGCGGTAAAGAAGAGTTCCGCAAAGGTCATATTGTGGATGCCGTGAACATCACCATGTCTGAGATCAAAAATAATCAAATTTCTTCCCTTGAAAGTAACAAGAACACCCCCATTATATTGGTGTGTAACGCTGGCATGACTTCAGCTCAGGCAGCGCAGTTGTTGGTTGCTCAGGGCTTTGAACAAGTCTTTAGCCTCAAGGGCGGAATGGGCGATTGGCAGGCTGCCAACATGCCTGTGCAGAAAAAACGCTGAGGTCAGCGGCGGATGTTGCTTTCATGTGAAGAATACTGCAGTGTAAGCCACATGAAATCGGGTCCGCAGCACCCTGATCCATTGGTCGGCAAAGGGCTTTTGAAGTTTTTTTAGCTGGCAAGATCTGAACCGGGACGGTACTGAGATCCATTGCGGCCTCAAAAGCCCAGCCCTTTAGACTGGCTTTCGACGTAAAAGCCGACTCAACATATTGATAGGTAGGAAATTATGGCTGAAGTAGCAAATAACGAACAACAAGCCCCACAGTTCAACATCCAACGCGTTTACACCAAGGACGTATCTTTCGAGACCCCTAACAGCCCAGCGGTATTCCAAAAAGAATGGAACCCAGAGGTGAAACTGGATCTGGATACCCGCAGCACCAAGCTGGCTGACGAAGTGTTCGAAGTAGTTCTGTCGCTGACTGTGACTGCCAAAAACGGCGAAGAAACTGCATTCCTGTGTGAAGTTCAGCAAGCCGGTATCTTCCACATCGGTGGTCTGACTGAGCCTCAACTGGCCCACTCTCTGGGTGCTTACTGCCCTAACATCCTGTTCCCATATGCCCGTGAAACCGTGGCCAGCCTGGTGAGCCGTGGTACTTTCCCACAGCTGAACCTGGCGCCTGTGAACTTCGATGCCCTGTTTGCCCAGTACGTGCAACAGCGCGCAGCTGCCGCCGTTCAGGCCGAGCAGACCGAAGAAGCCAACGCGTAACAAACAATGAAAGACACTGCCGATATTACGGTACTGGGGGCGGGCTCTTATGGCACCGCCCTTGCCATTTCTTTGGCCAGTAACGGACACAAAACCCTGCTGTGGGGCCATGACCCCGAGCATATCGCGACTCTGGCTGCTGAGCGCTGCAATGCCGCTTTCCTGCCTGGGATTGCCTTTCCCGACTGCCTGATCACCGAAGCCGACCTTGGCAAGGCCCTCGCGGCCTCGCGCAATGTGTTGGTGGTGGTACCTAGCCATGTATTCGGCGAGGTGCTGGGTAAAGCCAAGCCGATGCTCAGAGACGATGCCCGCATCGTGTGGGCGACCAAGGGGCTTGAGCCTGAAACCGGCCGTTTGCTGCAGGATGTGGCCCGTGATGCGCTGGGTGATGCCTTCCCGCTGGCAGTGCTTTCTGGCCCTACGTTTGCCAAAGAGCTGGCCGCCGGTTTACCAACGGCCATTTCGGTGGCAGGCACAGATCCGGGCTTTACCGAAGAACTGGTGGAGCTGCTCCACAGCCCCAAACGCCTGCGGGTTTATGCCAACGACGACTTTATCGGCCTGCAATTGGGGGGGGCGGTGAAGAACGTTATCGCTATTGGCGCCGGGATGTCAGACGGCATTGGCTTTGGCGCCAACGCCCGTACTGCGCTTATCACCCGTGGCCTGGTGGAACTGAGCCGCCTCGGTGAAGCGCTGGGCGCGCAGCAGGCCACCTTTATGGGCATGGCCGGACTTGGCGACCTGGTGCTGACCTGTACCGACAACCAGTCGCGCAACCGTCGCTTCGGTCTGGCGCTGGGCAAGGGCTGTGACGTGAATACGGCGCAGGCTGAAATCGGTCAGGTGGTTGAAGGCTATCGCAACACCAAAGAGGTGTTTACCCTGGCCAAACGCCTCGGGGTAGAGATGCCTATTACTGAGCAAATCTATGCCGTGCTGTATCAGGGCAAATCGCCACTGGACGCCGCCAAAGAGTTGCTGGCCCGCGAGAAAAAATCCGAAACAGCAGCCGAGTAAAAGCCGCGCTGCAACAGGAAAAAGGATGCTAGAATTGGCATCCTTTTTTTATGTCCGGGAGTAACAGGCGGATGTCGGATTGTAAGCATCATCAGGTCATCATTATTGGCGCGGGCGCGGCAGGGCTAATGTGTGCCCTGACAGCGGGT
It encodes the following:
- the gpmM gene encoding 2,3-bisphosphoglycerate-independent phosphoglycerate mutase; this encodes MTAKRPLALLILDGWGYREDHESNAIFHANTPVLDRLHATYPNGLISGSGHDVGLPDGQMGNSEVGHINLGSGRIVYQELTRISKAIEDGEFDDNPALCQAVDAAVAANGAVHIMGLLSPGGVHSHEEHLEAMVRLAAKRGATKVYLHAFLDGRDTPPRSAKSSLEHFTELFASLNVGRIASIVGRYFAMDRDNRWDRVVQAYDLITQGKGKHTAGNAVDALEAAYSRDENDEFVAPTAIVDADGNSVSLNDGDALIFMNFRADRARQISRSFTDPSFDGFERVVTPKTHFVMLTEYAGDIQGAIAFPSEDLVNTLGEVLQNRCLTQLRISETEKYAHVTFFFNGGKEQPFEGEDRILINSPKVATYDLQPEMSSTELTDKLVEAIESAKYDVIICNYPNGDMVGHTGNFDAAVKACEAVDACLGRVVDALAKVGGECIITADHGNAEQMRDPSTGQAHTAHTSELVPFIFVGRNATIAEGGRLSDVAPTMLNLMGQDIPAEMTGRVLITTEE
- a CDS encoding divergent polysaccharide deacetylase family protein; translation: MRYLLGLLLAAGIFSAQGAQLAIIIDDIGYRQTDEDVLSLPKDVTLSVIPQSPLGVSLAGKAHTKGHEIMLHIPMQALNGRPLGNGGLTTDMSEEEIKRKVDDAIVRIPFAKGANNHMGSLLTQMDNHMSWVMERLKQNNLYFVDSLTTRYSKAGNKAEQLGVPLLKRHVFLDNDTSKRGLEKQFKVMMEQAHQQGFVIAIAHPHPATVKFLKANLHRLADEGISLVPTSHLLPYRLAQQQGASPSVRLK
- a CDS encoding rhodanese-like domain-containing protein, which codes for MQEYIEFFRANPMLSLAWLGLFLALVVTTIKSMTSKVKHIGTQELVQLVNKQNAKVVDVRGKEEFRKGHIVDAVNITMSEIKNNQISSLESNKNTPIILVCNAGMTSAQAAQLLVAQGFEQVFSLKGGMGDWQAANMPVQKKR
- the secB gene encoding protein-export chaperone SecB — protein: MAEVANNEQQAPQFNIQRVYTKDVSFETPNSPAVFQKEWNPEVKLDLDTRSTKLADEVFEVVLSLTVTAKNGEETAFLCEVQQAGIFHIGGLTEPQLAHSLGAYCPNILFPYARETVASLVSRGTFPQLNLAPVNFDALFAQYVQQRAAAAVQAEQTEEANA
- a CDS encoding S41 family peptidase; translation: MSQFIRYLGAMVLGLTLGLSVSLSGQENAKSILNQYDYPLLVDIMDTIETYYVNQISRDELIEGAIEGMFKKLDPYSGYLTHQDLINIRDANKGEYFGYGFEVASDDEFIRIVSPFADSPAARAGIVAGDQIVAVNKHQVAEMALNDVLAEIRYHSVHDLPLTLTLRHANQQSYQVTLKPDTISVASVQGKWLEGDIGYIRLTSFQDSTTQELINQINQWQTPARGLILDLRNNPGGLLDQAIRIADLFLAKGRIVSTSGRFFDANSDYFASPQTLMTNVPILVLINKGSASASEVLAAALQENGRALLIGETSFGKGTVQSLIPTIHMDSAIKLTIAHYNTPKGNDIHAKGIEPDIKIAVKAAVKDETDVAIINSEQAEKQNEDLPLASAIAWIENQK
- a CDS encoding Rrf2 family transcriptional regulator; this translates as MQLTRYTDFGIRTLMYMAVQPERTALFRIAEITEVFELSPNHVSKIVHHLGKAGYLQTVRGKAGGFRLAKPAEAINLGELVRELEHSLAPIDCAKPLCRLLPACQLKGILADAVAAYLAVLDQYSLADIVSNRDELLALLPDPSISILRLG
- a CDS encoding murein hydrolase activator EnvC family protein, whose protein sequence is MSQRILWKAGVIAGFLLLSLPLQADDLARRQAELKTLQSQIAKQQNALKDTSKQREQLQTLLRKDEEAIAAAAKAITQTRGKLKTVDGKLEGLRVRSKELNALKATQQESLSKQLASAYLAGNHDYTKMLLSQQNPATIERMLAYYQYLNNARIKAINELKHTMDELRQNHADQLDEQEKLTQLVAEQQQQAKRLENEQSQRQATLKELQKTLSSRGAELEQLQIEEASLKRVLEQAVKSAKASPKLTGLASQRGKLSWPTKGRLTESFGSARSGQIKWKGVLLSAPEGQDIKAISDGKVIYADWLKGFGMVLVLDHGNGYMSLYGHAQALLKGPGDAVKGGDTIALVGRSGGQTQPGLYFEIRHKGQAVDPANYCRR
- a CDS encoding YkgJ family cysteine cluster protein; the encoded protein is MECRLGCGACCIAPSISSPIPGMPQGKPAGVRCVQLSDENLCLIFGQADRPDVCSDFKATADVCGGSDDEALWNITSLETQTN
- the gpsA gene encoding NAD(P)H-dependent glycerol-3-phosphate dehydrogenase, giving the protein MKDTADITVLGAGSYGTALAISLASNGHKTLLWGHDPEHIATLAAERCNAAFLPGIAFPDCLITEADLGKALAASRNVLVVVPSHVFGEVLGKAKPMLRDDARIVWATKGLEPETGRLLQDVARDALGDAFPLAVLSGPTFAKELAAGLPTAISVAGTDPGFTEELVELLHSPKRLRVYANDDFIGLQLGGAVKNVIAIGAGMSDGIGFGANARTALITRGLVELSRLGEALGAQQATFMGMAGLGDLVLTCTDNQSRNRRFGLALGKGCDVNTAQAEIGQVVEGYRNTKEVFTLAKRLGVEMPITEQIYAVLYQGKSPLDAAKELLAREKKSETAAE